The following proteins come from a genomic window of Streptomyces liliiviolaceus:
- the shc gene encoding squalene--hopene cyclase codes for MTATTDGSTGALPPRAASASDIRTESTPAAAGTADIRETATHAIQRATDFLLTTQDAEGWWKGDLETNVTMDAEDLLLRQFLGIDDEKTTRAAGLFIRGEQREDGTWASFYGGPGELSTTIEAYVALRLAGDLPDDPHMARASAWIRERGGIASARVFTRIWLALFGWWKWDDLPELPPELIWFPKWMPLNIYDFGCWARQTIVPLTVVSAKRPVRPAPFALDELHTDPGNPNPVKPFAPVASWDGAFQRLDRALHAYRKVAPRRLRRAAMNTAARWIIERQENDGCWGGIQPPAVYSVIALYLLGYDLQHPVMREGLASLDRFAVWREDGARMIEACQSPVWDTCLATIALADAGVPADHPQMVRAADWMLGEEIVRPGDWAVKRPQLPPGGWAFEFHNDNYPDIDDTAEVVLALRRVRHHDPERVEKAIGRGVRWNLGMQSKNGAWGAFDVDNTSPFPNRLPFCDFGEVIDPPSADVTAHVVEMLAVEGLAHDPRTRRGVEWLLAEQEANGSWFGRWGVNYVYGTGSVVPALVAAGLPGSHPAIRRAVAWLETVQNDDGGWGEDLRSYHDVAEWSGRGESTASQTAWALLALLAAGERESKAVERGIAWLAQTQLADGSWDEPYFTGTGFPWDFSINYHLYRQVFPLTALGRYVNGEPFADLHSGSQSAFGRAS; via the coding sequence ATGACAGCGACGACCGACGGAAGCACCGGAGCCCTCCCGCCCCGGGCAGCCTCGGCCAGCGACATCCGGACAGAATCGACTCCCGCGGCGGCCGGGACAGCCGATATCCGAGAGACCGCCACGCACGCGATACAGCGTGCCACCGACTTCCTGCTCACCACGCAGGACGCCGAGGGCTGGTGGAAGGGCGACCTGGAGACCAACGTCACCATGGACGCCGAAGACCTGCTGCTCCGTCAGTTCCTGGGCATCGACGACGAGAAGACCACCCGGGCCGCCGGGCTGTTCATCCGCGGCGAGCAGCGCGAGGACGGCACCTGGGCCTCCTTCTACGGCGGACCGGGCGAACTGTCCACCACCATCGAGGCGTACGTGGCGCTGCGGCTGGCCGGTGACCTGCCGGACGATCCGCACATGGCGCGGGCGTCCGCCTGGATCCGGGAGCGGGGCGGTATCGCGTCGGCCCGGGTCTTCACCCGGATCTGGCTCGCCCTGTTCGGCTGGTGGAAGTGGGACGACCTCCCCGAACTTCCCCCGGAACTCATCTGGTTCCCGAAGTGGATGCCGCTCAACATCTACGACTTCGGCTGCTGGGCCCGGCAGACCATCGTGCCGCTCACCGTCGTCTCCGCGAAGCGCCCGGTCCGTCCGGCGCCCTTCGCGCTGGACGAACTGCACACCGACCCCGGCAACCCCAATCCGGTCAAACCCTTCGCCCCGGTGGCGAGTTGGGACGGCGCGTTCCAGCGGCTCGACCGGGCCCTGCACGCCTACCGCAAGGTCGCGCCGCGCAGACTGCGCCGGGCCGCGATGAACACCGCCGCCCGCTGGATCATCGAGCGCCAGGAGAACGACGGGTGCTGGGGCGGCATCCAGCCGCCCGCCGTCTACTCGGTCATCGCGCTCTACCTGCTCGGCTACGACCTCCAACACCCCGTGATGCGGGAGGGACTCGCCTCCCTGGACCGCTTCGCCGTGTGGCGCGAGGACGGGGCCCGGATGATCGAGGCCTGTCAGTCACCGGTGTGGGACACCTGCCTGGCGACCATCGCGCTCGCCGACGCGGGCGTGCCCGCCGACCACCCGCAGATGGTGCGGGCGGCGGACTGGATGCTCGGGGAGGAGATCGTCCGCCCCGGCGACTGGGCGGTCAAACGGCCACAACTGCCGCCCGGCGGCTGGGCGTTCGAGTTCCACAACGACAACTACCCCGACATCGACGACACCGCCGAAGTGGTCCTCGCGCTGCGCCGGGTCAGGCACCACGACCCGGAGCGGGTGGAGAAGGCCATCGGGCGGGGCGTGCGCTGGAACCTCGGCATGCAGTCGAAGAACGGCGCGTGGGGCGCCTTCGACGTCGACAACACCAGCCCCTTCCCCAACCGGCTGCCGTTCTGCGACTTCGGCGAGGTCATCGACCCGCCGTCCGCCGACGTCACCGCGCACGTCGTGGAGATGCTCGCGGTGGAGGGCCTGGCCCACGATCCGCGCACCCGCCGGGGCGTCGAGTGGCTGCTCGCCGAACAGGAGGCGAACGGCTCCTGGTTCGGCCGCTGGGGCGTCAACTACGTATACGGCACGGGGTCGGTGGTGCCCGCGCTGGTCGCCGCCGGACTGCCCGGCTCGCATCCCGCGATCCGGCGGGCGGTGGCCTGGCTGGAGACCGTGCAGAACGACGACGGGGGCTGGGGCGAGGACCTGCGTTCCTACCACGACGTCGCCGAGTGGAGCGGGCGGGGCGAGTCGACCGCCTCCCAGACCGCGTGGGCGCTGCTGGCGCTGCTCGCGGCCGGGGAGCGGGAGTCCAAGGCCGTCGAGCGCGGGATCGCCTGGCTCGCGCAGACCCAGCTGGCGGACGGCTCCTGGGACGAGCCGTACTTCACCGGCACCGGGTTCCCGTGGGACTTCTCCATCAACTACCACCTCTACCGGCAGGTGTTCCCACTCACCGCACTGGGCCGGTACGTCAACGGCGAACCGTTCGCCGACCTGCACAGCGGCTCCCAGAGCGCTTTCGGCAGGGCCAGCTGA
- the hpnD gene encoding presqualene diphosphate synthase HpnD — translation MIRTVESEPHMSAPVLAAYGYCEAVTGQQARNFAYGIRLLPTPKRRAMSALYAFSRRVDDIGDGVLAPEVKAKRLEETRALLGRIRDRSVDEDDTDPVAVALRHTADHFPVPLDGLDELIDGVLMDVRGETYETWDDLKVYCRCVAGAIGRLSLGVFGTEPGARGAERAPEYADTLGLALQLTNILRDVREDAENGRTYLPADDLAKFGCSAGFEGPRAPEGSDFAGLVHFEVRRARALFAEGYRLLPMLDRRSGACVAAMAGIYRRLLDRIEREPEAVLRGRVSLPGREKAYVAVRGLSGLDARHVSRRTVRRRA, via the coding sequence GTGATCCGGACCGTGGAGTCGGAACCACACATGTCCGCACCGGTACTCGCCGCTTACGGCTACTGCGAGGCGGTCACCGGGCAGCAGGCCCGGAATTTCGCGTACGGCATCCGGCTGCTGCCGACGCCCAAGCGACGGGCCATGTCGGCCCTGTACGCGTTCTCACGGCGCGTCGACGACATCGGTGACGGCGTGCTCGCCCCCGAGGTCAAGGCGAAGCGGCTGGAGGAGACCCGGGCGCTGCTCGGCCGGATCCGCGACCGCTCGGTCGACGAGGACGACACCGATCCGGTCGCCGTCGCCCTGCGGCACACGGCGGACCACTTCCCGGTCCCGCTCGACGGCCTCGACGAACTCATCGACGGCGTGCTCATGGACGTCCGCGGCGAGACGTACGAGACCTGGGACGACCTGAAGGTCTACTGCCGCTGCGTCGCCGGAGCCATCGGCCGGCTCTCGCTCGGCGTCTTCGGCACGGAACCGGGGGCGCGCGGCGCCGAGCGGGCGCCGGAGTACGCGGACACACTCGGGCTCGCGCTGCAACTCACCAACATCCTCAGGGACGTTCGCGAGGACGCCGAGAACGGGCGGACGTATCTGCCCGCCGACGACCTCGCGAAGTTCGGCTGCTCCGCCGGGTTCGAGGGGCCGCGCGCACCGGAGGGCTCCGACTTCGCGGGCCTCGTGCACTTCGAGGTGCGCCGCGCCCGCGCGCTCTTCGCGGAGGGCTACCGGCTGCTGCCCATGCTGGACCGCCGCAGCGGCGCCTGCGTCGCCGCGATGGCCGGTATCTACCGCCGCCTCCTGGACCGCATCGAGCGCGAACCGGAGGCCGTCCTGCGCGGCCGGGTCTCGCTCCCCGGCCGCGAGAAGGCGTACGTCGCCGTGCGCGGCCTCTCCGGCCTCGACGCCCGGCACGTCTCGCGCCGAACCGTCAGGAGGCGCGCTTGA
- a CDS encoding polyprenyl synthetase family protein yields the protein MPTVPPASKAADAVDVTALLERGRTLASPVLRAAIDRLAPPMDTVAAYHFGWIDAEGNPAEGDGGKAVRPALAVLSAEAAGAAPEVGVPGAVAVELVHNFSLLHDDLMDGDEQRRHRDTVWKVHGPAQAILVGDALFALANELLLELGTVEAGRATRRLTTATRALIDGQAQDISYEHRDRVSVEECLEMEGNKTGALLACACSIGAVLGGADERTADTLEKYGYHLGLAFQAVDDLLGIWGDPVSTGKQTWSDLRQRKKSLPVVAALAAGGPASERLGELLAADAKSSDFENFSEEEFAVRAALIEEAGGREWTAQEARRQHTVAVEALDTIDMPDRVRAQFVELADFVVVRKR from the coding sequence GTGCCCACTGTGCCCCCGGCATCGAAGGCTGCCGACGCGGTGGACGTGACCGCGCTCCTGGAGCGCGGCCGGACCCTGGCCTCACCTGTACTGCGGGCGGCCATCGACCGCCTCGCACCCCCCATGGACACCGTCGCCGCCTACCACTTCGGCTGGATCGACGCCGAGGGCAACCCCGCCGAGGGCGACGGCGGCAAGGCCGTACGTCCCGCTCTGGCCGTGCTGTCCGCCGAGGCGGCCGGCGCCGCCCCCGAGGTGGGTGTGCCGGGCGCGGTCGCCGTCGAGCTGGTGCACAACTTCTCCCTCCTGCACGACGACCTGATGGACGGCGACGAGCAGCGCCGCCACCGCGACACCGTCTGGAAGGTGCACGGCCCCGCCCAGGCGATCCTCGTCGGCGACGCCCTGTTCGCGCTGGCCAACGAACTGCTCCTGGAACTCGGCACGGTCGAGGCGGGCCGCGCCACCCGCCGGCTGACCACCGCCACCCGCGCGCTGATCGACGGCCAGGCCCAGGACATCTCCTACGAGCACCGCGACCGCGTCAGCGTCGAGGAGTGCCTGGAGATGGAGGGCAACAAGACCGGCGCCCTGCTCGCCTGCGCCTGCTCCATCGGCGCGGTCCTCGGCGGCGCCGACGAGCGCACGGCGGACACGCTGGAGAAGTACGGCTACCACCTCGGCCTCGCCTTCCAGGCCGTCGACGACCTCCTCGGCATCTGGGGCGACCCGGTGTCCACCGGCAAGCAGACCTGGAGCGACCTGCGCCAGCGCAAGAAGTCCCTGCCCGTCGTGGCCGCGCTCGCGGCCGGCGGCCCGGCCTCCGAGCGCCTCGGCGAACTGCTCGCCGCGGACGCCAAGAGCAGCGACTTCGAGAACTTCTCCGAGGAGGAGTTCGCCGTGCGCGCCGCGCTCATCGAGGAGGCGGGCGGCCGCGAGTGGACCGCCCAGGAGGCGCGCCGCCAGCACACCGTCGCCGTCGAGGCCCTCGACACGATCGACATGCCGGACCGGGTGCGGGCTCAGTTCGTGGAGCTCGCCGACTTCGTCGTCGTACGAAAGAGATGA
- a CDS encoding DUF6380 family protein — translation MDTPGQDDASTWKRRATLRPGTASLTASAARAPLHRHGEAAGEGAR, via the coding sequence ATGGACACTCCGGGCCAAGATGACGCAAGTACCTGGAAACGGCGCGCAACCCTCCGGCCGGGGACGGCGTCCCTGACTGCATCGGCCGCCCGTGCCCCGCTCCACCGGCACGGCGAGGCCGCGGGGGAAGGTGCACGATGA
- the hpnE gene encoding hydroxysqualene dehydroxylase HpnE: MNDTTQDEGPDAGSPGRPTTAVVVGGGLAGTTAALALADAGVRVTLLEGRPRLGGLAFSFQRDGLTVDNGQHVYLRCCTAYRWFLDRVEGAALAPLQDRLDVPVLDAEAPAGRRLGRIGRTALPVPLHLARSLATYPHLSLAERARVGRAALALKGLDLADPALDAQNFGGWLTAHGQSDRAIEALWDLVGVATLNAVAGDASLGLAAMVFKTGLLSDPGAADIGWARVPLGELHDRLARKALDSAGVRTEVRTRVTSISQHENGRWSVSVPGETLDAETVVLAVPQREAHDLLPEGALDAPERLLEIGTAPILNIHVVYDRKVLNRPFFAALGSPVQWVFDRTEASGLTDGQYLALSQSAAQDEIDAPVAALREKYLPELERLLPHTRDAEVRDFFVTRERTATFAPTPGVGRLRPGARTKASGLYLAGAWTATGWPATMESAVRSGVSAADAALDALGRPRDHLFELFEEAA, translated from the coding sequence ATGAACGACACCACGCAGGACGAGGGGCCCGATGCCGGCTCCCCGGGACGCCCCACGACGGCCGTAGTGGTCGGCGGGGGGCTCGCGGGGACGACCGCGGCGCTCGCGCTGGCCGACGCGGGAGTCCGTGTCACGCTGCTCGAAGGCAGGCCACGCCTCGGCGGGCTCGCCTTCTCCTTCCAGCGCGACGGACTCACCGTGGACAACGGCCAGCATGTGTATCTGCGCTGCTGCACGGCGTACCGCTGGTTCCTCGACCGGGTCGAAGGAGCCGCGCTCGCGCCGCTCCAGGACCGTCTGGACGTGCCCGTCCTCGACGCGGAGGCACCGGCCGGACGACGGCTCGGCAGAATCGGCCGAACGGCGCTGCCCGTCCCGCTGCATCTGGCGCGCAGCCTCGCGACCTATCCGCATCTCTCGCTCGCCGAGCGCGCCAGGGTCGGCCGTGCCGCTCTGGCGCTCAAGGGACTCGACCTCGCCGATCCCGCGCTCGACGCGCAGAACTTCGGCGGCTGGCTGACCGCGCACGGTCAGTCCGACCGGGCCATCGAGGCACTGTGGGACCTGGTGGGGGTCGCCACCCTCAACGCGGTGGCCGGCGACGCCTCGCTCGGGCTCGCCGCGATGGTGTTCAAGACCGGTCTGCTGTCCGACCCGGGCGCCGCCGACATCGGCTGGGCGCGCGTCCCGCTGGGTGAACTGCACGACCGGCTGGCCCGCAAGGCGCTCGACTCCGCGGGAGTCCGTACCGAGGTCCGTACACGAGTCACCTCCATCTCCCAACACGAGAACGGGCGTTGGAGCGTATCGGTTCCCGGCGAGACGCTCGACGCCGAGACGGTCGTCCTCGCCGTACCCCAGCGCGAGGCCCACGATCTGCTGCCCGAGGGCGCGCTCGACGCCCCGGAGCGGCTGCTGGAGATCGGGACGGCGCCGATCCTCAACATCCACGTCGTGTACGACCGCAAGGTGCTCAACCGGCCGTTCTTCGCCGCGCTCGGCTCCCCGGTGCAGTGGGTCTTCGACCGCACCGAGGCGTCCGGGCTCACCGACGGCCAGTACCTCGCGCTCTCCCAGTCGGCCGCGCAGGACGAGATCGACGCACCGGTCGCGGCGCTGCGCGAGAAGTACCTGCCGGAACTGGAGCGGCTGCTGCCGCACACCAGGGACGCGGAGGTCCGGGACTTCTTCGTGACCCGGGAGCGCACGGCGACGTTCGCCCCGACCCCCGGCGTCGGACGGCTGCGGCCAGGCGCCCGCACCAAGGCATCCGGCCTGTACCTGGCCGGCGCGTGGACCGCCACAGGGTGGCCCGCGACCATGGAGAGTGCGGTCCGCAGCGGAGTGAGCGCGGCCGACGCCGCACTCGACGCCCTGGGCCGGCCACGCGACCACCTCTTCGAGCTCTTCGAGGAGGCGGCGTGA
- the ispG gene encoding flavodoxin-dependent (E)-4-hydroxy-3-methylbut-2-enyl-diphosphate synthase codes for MTAISLGLPEVPVRPIAERRVSRRIQVGPVAVGGGAPVSVQSMTTTRTSDIGATLQQIAELTASGCQIVRVACPTQDDADALATIARKSQIPVIADIHFQPKYVFAAIEAGCAAVRVNPGNIKQFDDKVKEIARAAVDHGTPIRIGVNAGSLDRRLLQKYGKATPEALVESALWEASLFEEHGLRDIKISVKHNDPVVMVNAYRQLAAQCDYPLHLGVTEAGPAFQGTIKSAVAFGALLAEGIGDTIRVSLSAPPAEECKVGIQILESLGLRERRLEIVSCPSCGRAQVDVYKLADEVTAGLEGMEVPLRVAVMGCVVNGPGEAREADLGVASGNGKGQIFVRGEVIRTVPESKIVETLIDEAMKIAEQMEADGVASGEPEVTVPGQPAATAS; via the coding sequence ATGACCGCCATCTCCTTGGGCCTCCCCGAGGTGCCGGTCCGGCCGATCGCGGAACGCCGTGTCTCACGGCGGATCCAGGTCGGACCGGTGGCGGTCGGGGGCGGCGCGCCCGTCTCGGTGCAGTCGATGACGACCACGCGTACGTCGGACATCGGCGCCACCCTGCAGCAGATCGCCGAACTCACCGCGTCCGGCTGCCAGATCGTCCGCGTCGCCTGCCCCACGCAGGACGACGCGGACGCGCTGGCCACCATCGCGCGCAAGTCGCAGATCCCGGTGATCGCGGACATCCACTTCCAGCCGAAGTACGTGTTCGCCGCGATCGAGGCGGGCTGCGCGGCGGTCCGGGTCAACCCCGGCAACATCAAGCAGTTCGACGACAAGGTGAAGGAGATCGCGCGGGCCGCCGTCGACCACGGCACGCCGATCCGGATCGGGGTCAACGCCGGCTCGCTGGACCGGCGCCTCCTCCAGAAGTACGGGAAGGCCACGCCCGAGGCACTGGTCGAGTCGGCGCTGTGGGAGGCGTCCCTCTTCGAGGAGCACGGCCTGCGGGACATCAAGATCTCGGTCAAGCACAACGACCCGGTCGTGATGGTCAACGCCTACCGGCAGCTGGCGGCGCAGTGCGACTATCCGCTGCACCTCGGCGTGACCGAGGCGGGCCCCGCCTTCCAGGGCACCATCAAGTCCGCGGTCGCCTTCGGGGCGCTGCTCGCCGAGGGCATCGGCGACACCATCCGGGTGTCCCTGAGCGCCCCGCCCGCCGAGGAGTGCAAGGTCGGCATCCAGATCCTGGAGTCGCTGGGGCTTCGGGAGCGCCGCCTGGAGATCGTGTCCTGCCCGTCCTGCGGGCGGGCCCAGGTCGACGTCTACAAGCTCGCCGACGAGGTCACGGCCGGCCTGGAGGGCATGGAAGTGCCCCTGCGCGTCGCGGTCATGGGCTGCGTCGTCAACGGGCCTGGAGAGGCACGCGAGGCGGACCTGGGGGTCGCCTCCGGCAACGGCAAGGGACAGATCTTCGTCAGGGGCGAGGTCATCAGGACCGTCCCCGAGTCGAAGATCGTGGAGACCCTCATCGACGAGGCGATGAAGATCGCCGAGCAGATGGAGGCGGACGGCGTCGCATCGGGCGAGCCGGAGGTCACGGTGCCGGGGCAACCCGCCGCCACCGCGAGTTAG
- a CDS encoding phosphorylase family protein, producing the protein MSATPDTAPLLIACALGIERFALRTGGDRGGADGPVTVLRTGMGPAAAERAVGKVLAGPEMRGAAVLATGFCAGLAPGMHPGDLVVAEETRDAHGSTPCVGTGLLVGELRRAVPGRAVHTGPLAGSDHVVRGPERAELYATGAIGVDMESAATLRSAVHAGGRPVAAVRVVVDAPEHELVRIGTVRGGISAFRVLRAVLPVFYEWHRSLLLPRR; encoded by the coding sequence ATGAGCGCGACACCGGACACCGCCCCGCTGCTGATCGCCTGCGCGCTGGGCATCGAGCGGTTCGCCCTGCGCACGGGCGGCGACCGGGGCGGCGCCGACGGACCGGTCACCGTGCTGCGTACGGGCATGGGTCCGGCCGCCGCCGAGCGGGCGGTCGGCAAGGTGCTGGCCGGTCCCGAGATGCGCGGGGCGGCCGTCCTGGCCACGGGCTTCTGCGCCGGGCTCGCGCCCGGTATGCATCCGGGAGACCTGGTCGTCGCCGAGGAGACCCGGGACGCGCACGGCAGCACGCCGTGCGTGGGCACCGGGCTGCTCGTCGGGGAACTGCGGCGTGCCGTGCCCGGGCGCGCCGTCCACACGGGACCGCTCGCCGGTTCCGATCACGTGGTCCGCGGTCCCGAACGGGCGGAGCTGTACGCGACCGGGGCGATCGGGGTCGACATGGAGTCGGCGGCGACGCTCCGCAGTGCGGTCCACGCGGGCGGGCGCCCGGTTGCCGCCGTACGGGTGGTCGTGGACGCCCCGGAACATGAACTCGTCCGGATCGGCACGGTACGCGGTGGAATATCAGCCTTCCGTGTTCTTCGTGCCGTTCTTCCTGTTTTCTATGAATGGCACCGTTCCTTGCTGCTCCCCAGGAGGTGA
- a CDS encoding ABC transporter ATP-binding protein: MAEQTDRTQIPTVIADELHIVYRVNGAKTGKGSATSALSRILRRGEERGVRKVHAVRGVSFKSYRGEAIGLIGSNGSGKSTLLRAIAGLLPAEKGHVYTDGQPSLLGVNAALMNDLTGERNVILGGLAMGMSREQIRERYQSIVDFSGINEKGDFITLPMRTYSSGMAARLRFSIAAAKDHDVLMIDEALATGDRKFQKRSEARIRELRKEAGTVFLVSHNNKSIRDTCDRVLWLERGELRLDGPTDEVLKEYEKFTGK; this comes from the coding sequence GTGGCTGAGCAGACCGACAGGACCCAGATCCCGACCGTCATCGCGGACGAGCTGCACATCGTCTACCGCGTCAACGGCGCCAAGACCGGCAAGGGCAGCGCCACCTCCGCCCTCAGCCGCATACTCCGGCGCGGCGAGGAGCGGGGCGTGCGCAAGGTGCACGCCGTGCGCGGTGTCTCCTTCAAGTCCTACCGCGGCGAGGCCATCGGCCTCATCGGATCCAACGGCTCCGGCAAGTCCACCCTGCTGCGGGCCATCGCGGGACTGCTCCCCGCGGAGAAGGGCCACGTCTACACCGACGGCCAGCCCTCGCTCCTCGGCGTCAACGCGGCCCTGATGAACGACCTCACGGGCGAGCGGAACGTCATCCTCGGCGGACTCGCCATGGGGATGTCCCGCGAGCAGATCAGGGAGCGCTACCAGAGCATCGTCGACTTCTCGGGCATCAACGAGAAGGGCGACTTCATCACCCTGCCCATGCGCACCTACTCCTCCGGCATGGCGGCCCGGCTGCGCTTCTCCATCGCCGCCGCCAAGGACCACGACGTCCTCATGATCGACGAGGCCCTGGCGACCGGCGACCGCAAGTTCCAGAAGCGCTCCGAGGCCCGGATCCGGGAGCTCCGCAAGGAGGCCGGCACGGTGTTCCTCGTCAGCCACAACAACAAGTCCATCCGTGACACGTGCGACCGCGTCCTGTGGCTGGAACGCGGCGAGCTGCGCCTGGACGGACCGACCGACGAGGTCCTCAAGGAGTACGAGAAGTTCACGGGCAAGTAG
- the hpnH gene encoding adenosyl-hopene transferase HpnH: protein MAMPLRQTIKVATYLMEQKLRKRDKFPLIVELEPLYACNLACEGCGKIQHPAGVLKQRMPVAQAVGAVLESGAPMVSIAGGEPLMHPHIDEIVRQLVARKKYIFLCTNAMLLRKKMDKFTPSPYFAFAVHIDGLRERHDESVAKEGVFDEAVAAIKEAKRRGFRVTTNSTFFNTDTPQTIIEVLNYLNDDLKVDEMMISPAYAYEKAPDQEHFLGVEQTRELFKKAFAGGNRLRWRLNHSPLFLDFLEGKVDFPCTAWAIPNYSLFGWQKPCYLMSDGYVTTYKDLIEKTDWDAYGRGKDPRCANCMAHCGYEPTAVMATMGSLKESLRAARETVSGNRG from the coding sequence ATGGCCATGCCGCTTCGCCAGACCATCAAGGTCGCGACGTATCTCATGGAACAGAAACTCCGCAAGCGGGATAAGTTTCCGCTGATCGTCGAACTGGAACCGCTGTACGCCTGCAATCTCGCGTGCGAGGGCTGCGGCAAGATCCAGCATCCGGCCGGCGTGCTCAAGCAGCGCATGCCGGTGGCGCAGGCCGTGGGGGCGGTGCTCGAATCGGGTGCGCCGATGGTCTCCATCGCCGGCGGCGAACCCCTGATGCACCCTCATATCGACGAGATCGTGCGGCAGTTGGTGGCGAGGAAGAAGTACATCTTCCTGTGCACCAATGCCATGCTGCTGCGCAAGAAGATGGACAAGTTCACGCCCTCGCCGTACTTCGCGTTCGCCGTGCACATCGACGGTCTGCGCGAGCGGCACGACGAGTCCGTCGCCAAGGAGGGCGTGTTCGACGAGGCGGTCGCGGCCATCAAGGAGGCCAAGCGGCGCGGCTTCCGGGTGACCACCAACTCGACGTTCTTCAACACCGACACCCCGCAGACGATCATCGAGGTACTGAACTACCTCAATGACGACCTGAAGGTGGACGAGATGATGATCTCGCCCGCCTACGCCTACGAGAAGGCGCCCGACCAGGAGCACTTCCTGGGCGTGGAGCAGACCCGGGAGCTGTTCAAGAAAGCATTCGCCGGCGGCAACCGGCTGCGCTGGCGGCTCAACCACTCCCCGCTCTTCCTGGACTTCCTGGAGGGCAAGGTCGACTTCCCCTGCACGGCGTGGGCGATCCCCAACTACTCGCTGTTCGGCTGGCAGAAGCCCTGCTATCTGATGAGCGACGGGTACGTCACGACGTACAAGGACCTCATCGAGAAGACCGACTGGGACGCGTACGGCCGCGGCAAGGACCCGCGGTGCGCCAACTGCATGGCGCACTGCGGTTACGAGCCGACGGCGGTCATGGCCACCATGGGCTCGCTCAAGGAGTCGCTGCGGGCCGCCCGCGAGACCGTCTCGGGAAACCGCGGGTGA
- the hpnC gene encoding squalene synthase HpnC, whose translation MTPAGTAHAGDPERSTLDKAADENFPVAPFFLPKAWRADLMAVYGFARLVDDIGDGDLAPGGADARLLGVSPEEAKDRLVLLDAFEADLHKVFDSTPGHPLLRRLQPTVRRTGLTPEPFLGLIAANRQDQLVKRYETYDDLLAYCELSANPVGRLVLSVTGTSTPERIRLSDAVCTALQIVEHLQDVAEDLGRDRIYLPAEDMKRFHVQEADLATPTAGASARALVAYEAERARNLLNEGTPLVGSVHGRLKLLLAGFVAGGRAAIRAIAAAEYDVLPGPPKPGKIQLLREVGVTLRGEG comes from the coding sequence ATGACGCCGGCCGGAACGGCACACGCCGGTGACCCGGAGCGCAGCACCCTGGACAAGGCCGCGGACGAGAACTTTCCCGTGGCGCCGTTCTTCCTGCCCAAGGCATGGCGGGCCGACCTCATGGCCGTCTACGGCTTCGCCCGGCTCGTCGACGACATCGGCGACGGCGACCTGGCCCCCGGCGGCGCGGACGCCCGCCTCCTGGGCGTGTCCCCCGAAGAGGCGAAGGACCGGCTCGTCCTGCTGGACGCCTTCGAGGCCGACCTGCACAAGGTCTTCGACTCGACCCCGGGCCACCCGCTCCTGCGCCGCCTGCAGCCCACGGTCCGCCGCACCGGCCTGACCCCCGAGCCCTTCCTCGGCCTGATCGCCGCGAACCGCCAGGACCAGCTCGTCAAGCGGTACGAGACCTACGACGACCTCCTCGCCTACTGCGAACTGTCCGCGAACCCGGTCGGCCGCCTCGTCCTGTCCGTCACCGGCACCTCGACCCCCGAGCGGATCCGCCTCTCCGACGCGGTCTGCACCGCCCTGCAGATCGTCGAACACCTCCAGGACGTCGCCGAGGACCTCGGCCGCGACCGCATCTACCTTCCCGCCGAGGACATGAAGCGCTTTCACGTCCAGGAGGCGGATCTCGCCACGCCCACGGCAGGCGCATCGGCGCGCGCACTGGTTGCATACGAAGCAGAACGCGCCCGGAACCTCCTGAATGAAGGCACCCCCCTCGTGGGTAGCGTCCACGGCAGGCTGAAGCTGCTGCTCGCGGGGTTCGTGGCAGGAGGAAGGGCGGCGATCCGGGCGATCGCCGCCGCCGAATACGACGTACTTCCCGGCCCGCCGAAGCCCGGCAAGATCCAGTTGCTGCGCGAGGTGGGAGTGACTCTGCGAGGAGAGGGGTGA